The following coding sequences are from one Terriglobales bacterium window:
- a CDS encoding type IV secretion system DNA-binding domain-containing protein, which yields MLERIANSQTFLSFVFAGLTGTILFFAYPFPEANVYLQYIALRDPLVFSIFDRSYILFLFTTPFFAYSAGFSGLYVLSFGRKQKTKTNPLPPYPNPESRDDLFLVVGEVHHPTKIVRGNNPQWLTIPEKGLFTGIGIFGAIGTGKTSCCMRPFAEQLIAYKADDAAKRIGGLVLEVKGDFCHQIREIASLNGREEDYIEVGLDSEYRYNPLHNNLDSSALAYSVAALLNNLYGRGKEPFWQQAYTNMLQHIIVLHKVLYDYVTFFDVYECAISPAKLEKRIEEGKTKFEACEYVCVTPKVYGTEKFADSFSEFGFTYDEQHELYKAPSSARLDDLLRKQESKLEYQRIPADAPSQVDHIKRQQLEAVQRWYFDDWMGLERKLRSSIVEGVSIFLSLFDINPAVKRVFCPPKQTYDPALNAPDQNGRYPYGKPLPSFSWLIEQGKICALNFPISLNAGLARILGTMLKLDFQRAALVRIPEIERNKQNYFRQIFFMCDEYQTFATVGESDPIGDEKFFSLSRQSKCIPIVATQSISSLKSTLSGDSYRTLLQTFRTKIFLALSDDFSTRMASDLCGREDKPFVTYNISESGQNSKLSLLTAKTVSDRGSISASKSYSTRQDYRFSQKFLSELANAQAVVIPYDGLNPRPATICYLKPFYLDPNISYFDQITQCLL from the coding sequence ATGCTGGAAAGAATTGCGAATTCGCAAACGTTTCTGAGCTTTGTCTTTGCGGGATTGACCGGGACGATTCTTTTCTTCGCATATCCATTTCCCGAGGCCAATGTCTATCTCCAATACATTGCTCTCAGAGACCCGCTCGTTTTCTCAATTTTCGACCGGAGCTACATCTTGTTTCTCTTTACGACTCCGTTCTTCGCTTATTCCGCGGGCTTCTCGGGGCTCTACGTTTTGAGTTTCGGGCGGAAACAGAAGACGAAGACAAATCCGTTGCCGCCGTATCCGAATCCAGAATCCCGAGACGATCTGTTCCTCGTTGTCGGAGAGGTGCATCATCCCACCAAGATCGTTCGTGGCAACAATCCCCAGTGGCTAACGATTCCAGAAAAGGGATTGTTTACCGGCATCGGAATCTTCGGTGCCATCGGGACAGGAAAGACGAGCTGCTGCATGCGGCCTTTCGCGGAACAGTTAATCGCATATAAAGCGGACGATGCGGCAAAGCGCATCGGCGGTCTGGTTTTGGAAGTAAAAGGTGATTTCTGCCACCAAATCCGCGAAATTGCGAGCCTTAATGGCCGCGAGGAAGACTACATAGAAGTCGGGTTGGATTCGGAATACCGTTACAACCCGCTCCATAACAATCTGGATTCATCCGCCCTTGCCTACAGCGTGGCCGCACTGCTGAACAATTTGTATGGACGAGGCAAAGAGCCATTTTGGCAGCAGGCATACACCAACATGCTCCAGCACATCATCGTGCTTCACAAGGTGCTGTACGACTACGTCACATTCTTTGACGTTTACGAATGCGCAATCTCACCCGCGAAGCTCGAAAAAAGAATTGAGGAAGGAAAAACCAAATTCGAGGCGTGCGAGTATGTCTGCGTCACACCCAAGGTCTATGGCACCGAGAAGTTTGCCGATTCGTTCTCGGAGTTCGGATTTACGTACGACGAGCAGCACGAGCTGTACAAGGCCCCGTCTTCGGCAAGACTCGACGACCTGCTCAGAAAACAAGAATCTAAACTCGAATACCAACGAATTCCCGCCGACGCCCCTTCTCAGGTGGACCACATTAAGCGGCAGCAATTGGAAGCGGTTCAGCGCTGGTATTTCGATGATTGGATGGGACTGGAAAGAAAACTGCGCAGCTCGATTGTCGAAGGCGTATCTATTTTCCTTTCGCTTTTCGATATCAACCCAGCGGTTAAACGGGTCTTCTGTCCGCCGAAACAGACATACGATCCGGCATTGAACGCCCCCGATCAAAACGGTCGTTATCCCTACGGCAAACCGCTACCATCGTTCAGTTGGCTGATTGAACAAGGCAAAATATGCGCTCTGAATTTCCCGATCTCGCTCAACGCGGGCCTAGCGCGAATTCTCGGCACGATGTTGAAACTGGACTTTCAGCGCGCCGCTTTGGTCCGCATTCCCGAAATTGAGCGTAACAAACAGAATTATTTCCGGCAGATCTTCTTCATGTGTGATGAGTACCAAACCTTTGCCACGGTCGGGGAGAGCGACCCGATTGGGGACGAAAAGTTCTTCAGTTTGTCACGCCAATCAAAATGTATTCCCATTGTGGCCACACAAAGTATCAGTTCGCTGAAATCCACGCTCTCGGGAGACAGCTACAGAACGCTCCTCCAGACTTTCCGTACGAAGATATTCTTGGCACTCTCCGACGACTTCTCAACGCGCATGGCCAGCGATTTGTGTGGCCGAGAAGACAAGCCCTTCGTGACGTACAACATCTCCGAATCAGGCCAGAACTCTAAGCTGAGTCTGTTGACGGCAAAGACCGTATCGGACCGAGGCAGCATTAGCGCCTCGAAGAGTTACAGCACGCGCCAGGATTATCGATTTAGCCAGAAGTTTCTCTCAGAGTTGGCCAACGCCCAGGCAGTTGTGATTCCCTATGACGGCCTGAATCCTAGGCCGGCAACAATTTGCTATCTGAAGCCGTTCTACCTCGATCCCAACATCTCCTATTTCGATCAGATCACACAGTGCCTTCTATGA
- a CDS encoding Z1 domain-containing protein, producing MLSDNGRALENSVLVSLPADHAPDEKTLNDLATRLRAAFQVADDEYQEIIKRLHSKLAIQMDIGIALTTETYVPWLFAKKASIDPFYWQRFRNLLQRFEWPPRVITTLDRVTDEVLDLLQDPTKTGPWKRRGLVIGDVQSGKTATYTALCCKAADAGYRLVILLTGTLESLRRQTQERLDEGFVGLDSSGLLTQIRKNRAVGVGLIDSRRSAGVFTSREKDFSRNLLNALGFRLDAFNVPVLVVVKKNKRILENLEKWLSDFNANQQGTIDAPLLLIDDEADSASVNTNAPGTDPTAINQRIRALLKLFTRSSYLGFTATPFANIFIDPDTEHEMLGDDLFPRDFIYTLDPPTNYVGPSAIFGEPPRFDLLRTVEDAYAVFPLRHKSDLRVDSLPDTLVSALFGFLVANAIRDLRGEGSTHRSMLVNVSRFTAVQDQVATLIHERLSAIQLDIRNYSQLSPQQALKNPSIQKAHDVWNEEYADAGLTWPDVQRSLLNSVLPITVKAVNQRTGAASLDYARQKDAGLRVIAVGGNSLSRGLTLEGLSTSYFFRNSQMYDTLLQMGRWFGYRDGYADLCRLWITDEAAQWYAHITSATEELREEVKRMQQQHATPMQFGLKVRAHPDALLVTAQNKMRQARTIERIISLSEKTLETARLRSNLNSLASNRSALNRFVDQLDKARIKPETSPWGNPIWRSVPKEHIASFLRDFDVHPLNVTLQTGDLAKYLDTTPEPRLRAWDVVLPSGSGSTVNIGPAQVTTSKRNIIARDGMLLVSGTKARVGSRGIEKEGLELSEVTRIEQEFKASFPGKTIADRHYRAARSRPLLLIYLLTANEPSPIPNSEEIVALGLSFPRFDDTDVAKRVLYRVNLVEWRSMLEQEIDDDLQEENEDVG from the coding sequence ATGCTGAGTGACAACGGCCGTGCTCTTGAGAATTCGGTACTCGTCTCATTGCCGGCAGACCATGCACCTGATGAAAAGACACTCAATGATCTAGCAACCCGTCTGCGTGCGGCCTTTCAAGTTGCTGACGACGAATATCAAGAAATCATAAAACGACTTCATTCCAAGCTTGCCATCCAGATGGATATTGGCATTGCCCTCACCACAGAGACCTATGTTCCGTGGCTCTTTGCAAAAAAGGCTTCCATTGACCCTTTTTATTGGCAGCGTTTCAGGAACCTGCTGCAGAGGTTCGAGTGGCCGCCTCGAGTAATCACCACTCTCGATCGTGTTACAGATGAGGTTCTCGATCTACTTCAAGATCCGACCAAAACAGGACCTTGGAAACGTAGAGGGCTCGTAATCGGAGATGTACAGTCCGGCAAAACCGCAACATACACCGCCCTTTGCTGCAAAGCAGCCGATGCCGGATATCGCCTCGTTATTCTGTTGACCGGAACACTGGAATCTCTTCGCCGCCAGACTCAGGAACGTCTTGACGAAGGTTTTGTAGGGCTAGACAGTTCAGGCTTACTCACACAAATCAGAAAGAACCGCGCAGTCGGCGTTGGCCTTATTGATTCCAGACGCTCAGCCGGTGTATTCACGTCGCGGGAAAAGGACTTCAGCAGGAACCTGCTTAATGCCCTCGGTTTCCGATTGGACGCTTTCAATGTCCCAGTACTTGTAGTAGTGAAAAAGAACAAGCGCATTCTTGAAAACTTGGAAAAATGGCTGTCGGATTTCAACGCGAATCAGCAGGGGACAATTGATGCGCCGCTCCTTCTCATCGACGATGAAGCGGACAGTGCATCAGTCAACACGAATGCGCCTGGTACCGATCCAACAGCAATCAATCAACGGATACGTGCCCTGCTTAAACTGTTCACCCGCTCAAGTTATCTCGGGTTTACCGCGACGCCATTCGCAAATATCTTCATCGACCCCGATACAGAGCACGAGATGCTTGGAGACGATCTGTTTCCAAGGGACTTTATTTATACGTTGGACCCGCCCACGAACTACGTAGGACCGAGCGCTATCTTTGGCGAACCGCCCCGGTTTGACCTCCTGAGAACCGTCGAAGACGCATACGCTGTTTTTCCACTCCGGCATAAGTCCGATCTCAGAGTTGACTCTCTCCCAGACACGCTCGTGTCTGCTTTGTTTGGCTTCTTGGTAGCAAACGCAATACGCGATCTCCGAGGTGAAGGATCAACGCATCGGTCTATGCTCGTAAATGTCAGCCGCTTTACCGCGGTCCAAGACCAAGTAGCCACGCTGATTCATGAGAGGCTATCTGCAATTCAGCTAGACATACGAAATTACAGTCAGTTATCACCCCAACAGGCACTTAAGAACCCTTCAATTCAGAAAGCTCACGATGTCTGGAACGAGGAGTACGCCGATGCAGGACTCACTTGGCCTGACGTGCAACGTTCACTTCTCAATTCGGTCCTGCCAATAACGGTCAAGGCTGTGAATCAGCGAACTGGCGCCGCCAGTCTTGACTATGCGCGCCAAAAAGACGCAGGCCTGCGAGTCATCGCTGTGGGCGGGAACAGCCTCTCCCGTGGCTTGACACTTGAAGGCCTTAGCACAAGTTATTTTTTCCGCAACTCACAAATGTATGACACTTTGCTCCAAATGGGACGATGGTTTGGTTATCGCGATGGATACGCGGATCTCTGTCGCTTATGGATAACGGATGAGGCGGCTCAGTGGTACGCCCACATCACATCCGCGACTGAAGAACTAAGAGAAGAAGTGAAGCGAATGCAGCAACAGCACGCGACACCGATGCAATTCGGCCTGAAAGTTAGAGCACATCCCGACGCTCTGCTCGTGACGGCGCAGAACAAGATGCGCCAAGCCAGAACGATAGAGAGGATAATTTCGTTAAGTGAAAAAACGCTTGAGACAGCCCGTCTTAGAAGCAACTTGAATTCTCTTGCGTCTAACCGCAGCGCCCTTAATAGATTCGTTGATCAACTCGACAAAGCCCGGATTAAGCCCGAAACGTCTCCTTGGGGCAATCCGATATGGCGCTCAGTTCCGAAGGAGCACATAGCGTCGTTCCTTCGTGATTTCGATGTCCATCCTCTCAATGTAACGCTTCAAACCGGCGATCTCGCGAAATACTTAGACACCACTCCGGAACCACGCCTTAGAGCGTGGGACGTAGTCTTGCCAAGCGGCAGTGGAAGTACCGTCAATATTGGCCCTGCCCAAGTAACGACATCAAAACGGAACATCATTGCTCGCGATGGAATGCTTTTGGTTTCCGGCACCAAGGCCAGAGTCGGATCACGCGGCATTGAAAAAGAGGGCTTGGAACTATCAGAAGTAACAAGAATTGAACAGGAGTTCAAAGCTTCATTTCCGGGCAAGACCATCGCCGACAGGCACTACCGAGCCGCGAGATCACGCCCACTGCTTCTAATCTATCTCCTCACTGCAAATGAGCCGAGTCCTATCCCAAATTCTGAAGAAATTGTCGCTTTGGGCCTTAGCTTCCCGCGATTTGACGACACAGATGTCGCGAAGCGTGTCCTCTACAGAGTCAATCTTGTCGAATGGAGGTCGATGCTCGAACAGGAGATCGACGATGATCTCCAGGAAGAGAACGAAGATGTCGGCTGA
- a CDS encoding DNA cytosine methyltransferase translates to MIPVIDIFAGPGGLGEGFSVLRDSKNRPVFKIGLSIEKDTVAHQTLLLRSFFRQFQSGLVPDEYYACIRGEIAIEALFEKHSQEAKTARKEAICANLGKHDWKEIDEQIKAAIAGSRNWVLIGGPPCQAYSLVGRSRMRKKNPQKFGKDKRHLLYREYLRIIAAHRPPVFVMENVKGMLSSKFQQDPIIDRILSDLREPHKALPDLMGDSTSLPVQYDLYPLADYGNSKTARAQGESPEKYVLRCEEHGIPQARHRVILVGIRSDIKGRIEMLARRKHVSMWRAIKDLPQMRSRLSNGKDSPEAWLQAVKSICDCSVVPCDQLEPAIRRVIQKFAAKLTARRNVGAEFVQSTAKPQWKSKWFYDPRLGGALNHATRSHIPEDLRRYFFATCFGKLIRNSPTITAFPPALLPDHKNLQGKKPEEIVFADRFRVQVAHRPATTVTSHISKDGHYFIHPDPTQCRSLTVREAARLQTFPDNYYFSGPRTAQYHQVGNAVPPLIAKEIARVVAKLFP, encoded by the coding sequence ATGATTCCCGTTATAGACATTTTTGCGGGTCCGGGTGGTCTAGGAGAAGGCTTCAGTGTCCTGCGTGATTCAAAGAACCGTCCGGTATTTAAGATCGGACTCTCGATTGAAAAAGATACAGTTGCTCACCAGACGCTCCTTCTCCGAAGCTTCTTTCGCCAATTCCAGTCTGGATTGGTTCCTGATGAATACTATGCATGCATACGAGGAGAAATCGCAATTGAAGCTCTTTTCGAGAAGCATTCGCAGGAAGCCAAAACAGCAAGGAAGGAAGCGATTTGTGCCAATCTGGGAAAGCATGATTGGAAGGAAATCGACGAACAGATCAAAGCCGCGATTGCTGGATCACGGAACTGGGTTCTAATTGGAGGGCCTCCGTGTCAAGCCTACTCACTCGTCGGTAGATCACGGATGCGTAAGAAGAACCCGCAGAAGTTCGGCAAGGATAAGCGCCATTTGCTCTACCGGGAATATCTCCGCATCATTGCCGCACACCGTCCACCGGTCTTTGTCATGGAAAACGTTAAGGGAATGTTGTCGTCGAAGTTCCAACAAGATCCTATCATCGACAGAATTCTCTCCGACCTTCGAGAACCACACAAAGCTCTGCCAGATCTCATGGGGGACTCAACCAGCCTCCCAGTTCAATATGACCTCTATCCTCTAGCTGACTATGGCAACTCTAAGACAGCCAGAGCGCAAGGTGAGTCGCCCGAAAAATACGTACTCCGTTGTGAGGAACACGGAATCCCCCAAGCCCGTCACCGGGTCATTCTGGTGGGCATTAGAAGCGATATCAAGGGTCGCATTGAAATGCTGGCTAGACGAAAGCACGTGTCAATGTGGCGAGCCATAAAGGATTTACCGCAAATGAGAAGCCGGCTGTCGAATGGAAAAGACTCGCCTGAGGCATGGCTTCAAGCAGTCAAGAGTATCTGCGATTGCAGTGTCGTACCTTGCGATCAACTCGAACCAGCAATCCGGCGCGTTATTCAGAAATTTGCTGCGAAATTAACTGCTCGCCGAAACGTCGGAGCTGAGTTTGTTCAATCGACTGCCAAGCCGCAGTGGAAGTCGAAGTGGTTTTACGATCCACGGTTGGGCGGCGCCCTGAACCATGCCACCAGGAGTCACATCCCTGAGGACCTTCGTCGCTATTTCTTTGCCACATGCTTCGGAAAGCTCATACGAAACTCACCTACAATCACAGCCTTCCCTCCTGCCTTGTTGCCAGACCACAAAAACCTCCAAGGCAAGAAACCGGAGGAAATTGTCTTCGCGGACCGATTTCGCGTACAGGTCGCACACCGACCTGCCACAACAGTCACTTCTCACATCAGCAAAGATGGGCATTACTTCATTCACCCTGATCCCACTCAGTGCCGCAGCTTGACGGTTCGAGAGGCGGCCCGGCTGCAAACGTTTCCGGACAACTATTATTTCTCGGGTCCCCGGACCGCCCAATACCACCAAGTGGGGAATGCCGTACCACCTCTCATAGCGAAGGAAATTGCCCGCGTTGTCGCGAAGCTCTTTCCCTGA
- a CDS encoding ATP-binding protein, which yields MSDYDNEEIPLPPFAPVLLESMRAIGYSFQSALADIIDNSLSAGARNIDIRFSPYGEPYVAVIDDGHGILPQAFVAAMRHGSTDPRAQRARSDLGRFGLGLKTASLSQCRRLTVVSKVDDTLTAKRWDLDLIGLREDWILLGLTQEAIQSLPHIADLKQSNSGTMVLWQSFDRLSAGELSIESALGQRMDNAREHLALVFHRFLSPEKPYPPIRIVLNGNPVAALDPFLSSHRSTQPLPEEQILIEGEPVKIAPFILPHISKLSVADLAIAGGEEGLRRNQGFYVYRNRRLITWGSWFRLIRQEEITKLARVRVDIPNTLDHLWTIDVRKSTAYPPQPVRDRLKTIVSRIAEGSRRVYTFRGRKATSDAVLHAWERLVTRSGVEYVINREHPLIKAVEAITDDHFQQLIQRLLRTLETMFPYDAAYADMASERRPSPDRQGGKYEELFTLASTMLDALGRETEYGKQLIKSLGSVEPFSFYPEETSSIQRKLLNAE from the coding sequence GTGTCCGACTATGACAACGAGGAGATCCCGCTTCCACCATTTGCTCCAGTTTTATTGGAGTCGATGCGAGCCATTGGCTATTCGTTCCAATCGGCACTAGCAGACATCATCGACAATTCACTTTCCGCCGGTGCAAGAAATATAGATATTCGGTTTTCTCCTTACGGAGAGCCCTATGTCGCGGTTATCGATGATGGACATGGAATACTTCCACAGGCCTTCGTAGCTGCGATGCGGCATGGAAGTACCGATCCCCGCGCCCAGCGCGCTCGTTCGGACTTAGGTCGCTTCGGCTTGGGCTTGAAAACAGCTTCCTTATCCCAATGCCGCCGCCTCACAGTAGTGTCGAAAGTGGACGACACCTTGACTGCAAAGCGCTGGGACCTCGATCTCATCGGACTGAGGGAAGATTGGATACTGCTCGGCCTAACCCAGGAGGCAATTCAGTCATTGCCCCACATTGCAGACCTTAAACAATCCAACAGCGGCACGATGGTCCTCTGGCAGTCGTTTGATCGGCTATCTGCTGGAGAACTCTCCATCGAAAGCGCCTTGGGCCAAAGAATGGACAACGCTCGCGAACACCTGGCGCTGGTATTCCACCGATTCTTGAGCCCCGAAAAGCCCTATCCGCCAATAAGGATTGTGTTAAATGGCAATCCCGTCGCGGCCCTTGACCCGTTTCTCAGTTCCCACAGAAGCACACAGCCCCTGCCGGAAGAGCAAATCCTCATTGAAGGCGAACCGGTCAAGATTGCACCATTTATTCTTCCGCATATCAGCAAACTCTCAGTCGCAGATCTTGCCATCGCCGGCGGAGAAGAGGGGCTTCGTAGAAATCAGGGTTTTTACGTGTACCGAAACCGGAGACTCATCACTTGGGGATCTTGGTTTCGATTGATCAGACAGGAAGAGATTACAAAACTCGCACGAGTTCGCGTTGATATCCCCAACACTCTCGACCATCTTTGGACAATCGACGTACGGAAATCCACCGCTTATCCTCCGCAGCCTGTACGGGACCGCCTGAAAACCATTGTTTCAAGAATTGCAGAGGGTAGTCGTCGCGTTTACACATTTAGAGGACGAAAGGCCACCAGTGATGCTGTCCTGCATGCTTGGGAAAGATTGGTGACCCGAAGTGGAGTCGAGTATGTGATCAATAGGGAGCACCCTTTGATCAAGGCAGTAGAGGCAATAACTGATGATCACTTTCAGCAATTGATACAGCGACTCCTACGCACGCTCGAAACAATGTTTCCATACGATGCCGCCTATGCCGACATGGCTTCAGAACGACGCCCATCGCCCGATCGTCAAGGCGGCAAATATGAAGAACTGTTTACCTTGGCATCGACAATGCTCGACGCTTTAGGGCGCGAGACCGAATATGGAAAACAGTTAATTAAATCCCTTGGTTCCGTCGAACCCTTTAGCTTTTATCCGGAAGAAACCAGCTCAATCCAAAGGAAACTTCTTAATGCTGAGTGA
- a CDS encoding anti-sigma factor has translation MSVHSRFAEDLALYALGTLEGNEQAELEKHLKDCADCRHELEQLRGDAALLALSASGPAPPQRARGRLMNAVTREPRISLEQPSTRRISWWSQMGWVAAAAAIVIAAVLWRTDASLGRQMAILQKEFNEQQTVLERSREVAATLTATDALRVTIVPARALAQPQGRAIYLPSRSSLIFLANNMPALPARRAYELWIIPSSGAPVPAGVFKPDARGNVTVVNSLLPQVVETKTFAITVEPETGSQVPTSAPVMLGTGE, from the coding sequence ATGAGCGTACATAGCAGATTCGCCGAAGACCTCGCACTCTACGCCTTGGGAACGCTCGAAGGCAATGAGCAGGCTGAACTCGAAAAGCACTTAAAGGATTGTGCTGACTGCCGGCATGAACTGGAACAGTTGCGTGGCGATGCGGCCTTGCTGGCACTCTCGGCTTCAGGTCCAGCGCCTCCGCAGCGAGCACGCGGGCGGCTGATGAATGCGGTGACGCGTGAACCTCGAATTTCGCTTGAACAGCCGAGCACGCGGCGCATTTCTTGGTGGTCTCAGATGGGCTGGGTGGCTGCTGCCGCTGCGATTGTGATCGCTGCTGTTCTGTGGAGAACAGACGCCAGCTTGGGGAGGCAGATGGCGATCTTGCAGAAGGAATTCAACGAGCAACAAACTGTGTTGGAGCGTTCGCGAGAAGTTGCGGCGACGTTGACTGCCACTGACGCGTTGCGGGTTACGATCGTACCGGCGAGAGCGTTGGCTCAGCCTCAAGGCAGAGCCATCTATCTCCCGAGCCGATCAAGTTTGATTTTCCTTGCAAATAATATGCCTGCGCTGCCAGCACGGCGGGCATATGAGCTCTGGATCATTCCAAGCAGCGGCGCTCCGGTCCCCGCGGGAGTGTTCAAGCCAGATGCTCGTGGCAACGTTACTGTTGTGAACTCGCTCCTACCCCAGGTAGTCGAGACCAAGACCTTTGCCATTACGGTTGAACCCGAGACTGGATCACAGGTGCCGACTTCGGCACCAGTTATGTTAGGGACGGGGGAGTAA
- a CDS encoding ATPase, T2SS/T4P/T4SS family, whose translation MQFETILPFLRPIEHLILDPDISEIMVNADSRIFIEKHDQLLPVFGITISEQALFAAVKNIARRLGDDISEAKPILDSRLPDGSRVAAVLPPCSIDGITLTIRKFNTKHFTITDLIENGTLSAKTAEFLREKVCSRQNILISGGTGTGKTTLLNILADFIPDEERIVLIEDTAEVNIRKSNLVRFETRREQVGLAAVTIRDLLKAALRHRPDRIIVGEVRGGEAFDLLQALNTGHSGSLCTLHANSARRAIARFSDCVLQSGIELPHRAIMANIGNSVDLLIHIARIRGRRSIAEILTVQGFDNVNEECRFRPIDS comes from the coding sequence ATGCAGTTTGAAACGATTCTTCCGTTTCTCAGGCCGATCGAACACCTGATCCTCGACCCGGATATTTCCGAAATCATGGTCAACGCCGATTCTCGAATATTTATCGAGAAACACGACCAGCTTTTGCCCGTTTTTGGCATCACCATCTCCGAGCAAGCTCTATTCGCGGCAGTCAAAAACATCGCTCGCCGCCTGGGAGACGATATCTCTGAAGCAAAGCCCATTTTGGATTCCCGCCTGCCGGATGGGAGCCGAGTGGCAGCGGTCCTTCCTCCATGCAGTATTGATGGCATTACGCTCACAATCCGCAAATTCAACACAAAACACTTCACGATCACCGATCTGATCGAAAACGGAACATTGAGCGCCAAGACCGCCGAGTTTCTCCGCGAAAAAGTGTGCAGCCGTCAGAACATCCTGATCAGTGGTGGAACCGGCACAGGCAAGACCACACTGCTGAATATCCTCGCCGACTTCATCCCAGATGAGGAACGAATTGTCCTCATCGAAGATACGGCTGAGGTGAACATCCGCAAGAGCAATCTAGTTCGTTTTGAAACGAGGCGGGAGCAAGTCGGGCTAGCAGCAGTCACGATCCGCGATCTGCTGAAGGCTGCCCTGCGTCACAGACCGGACCGGATCATTGTGGGCGAAGTGCGCGGAGGTGAAGCATTCGATCTGCTGCAGGCCCTCAACACCGGGCATTCAGGGAGTCTCTGCACACTTCATGCTAATTCCGCTCGGCGAGCAATCGCCCGTTTTTCAGACTGTGTTCTGCAAAGCGGCATCGAACTGCCCCATCGGGCGATCATGGCGAACATTGGAAATTCAGTCGATCTCCTTATCCACATCGCGAGAATTAGAGGACGCCGCTCCATAGCGGAAATTCTGACCGTGCAGGGGTTTGACAATGTGAACGAGGAATGCCGGTTTCGTCCGATCGACTCGTGA
- a CDS encoding sigma-70 family RNA polymerase sigma factor, which produces MSDTEKTSSSDAELVSRLRSGDQNAMGALYDRYSSIVYAVALRVLADTGTAEDVLQEVFMQIWRNPSRFDANRGSLAAWLAVIARNRAIDALRKRRYESDIEDVVVSVEPDLASEADRSRVAKNIRDVLNGMHPAQRQALEMAFFEGLTHTEIAAKIGEPLGTIKTRIRAGLLALRKALKP; this is translated from the coding sequence TTGTCCGACACTGAAAAGACGAGCTCGTCTGATGCGGAGCTGGTGTCAAGGCTACGCTCGGGCGACCAGAATGCTATGGGAGCACTGTATGACCGTTATTCCTCCATTGTGTATGCGGTGGCGCTGCGCGTCTTAGCTGACACGGGGACAGCAGAGGACGTGCTGCAGGAAGTATTCATGCAAATTTGGCGCAATCCGTCCAGATTTGATGCGAATCGCGGGAGTCTGGCAGCGTGGTTAGCGGTGATCGCACGAAATCGTGCCATTGATGCACTGCGCAAGCGTCGTTACGAATCGGATATTGAAGACGTAGTCGTTTCGGTGGAACCAGATCTCGCCTCGGAGGCCGATAGGTCAAGAGTGGCGAAGAATATTCGTGATGTTCTCAACGGGATGCACCCGGCACAACGACAGGCTCTTGAGATGGCATTCTTTGAAGGGTTAACTCACACGGAGATTGCCGCCAAAATAGGAGAGCCACTCGGAACCATCAAAACCCGCATTCGTGCTGGCCTGCTAGCTTTGCGAAAGGCTTTGAAGCCATGA